In Candidatus Eisenbacteria bacterium, the following are encoded in one genomic region:
- a CDS encoding pyridoxamine 5'-phosphate oxidase family protein, whose protein sequence is METTLQTERTRVRRLPQRAAYDREAVYAILDAGFLCHVGIVERGQPVVIPTAYARVGDAIVLHGSSKSRLVEVLSSGAPACVTVTHTDGFVMARSAFHHSINYRSVVILGRGEPITGEAEKNAALEAFMEHLHPGRWAVVRPPNPQELKACGVVRIPITEASAKVRTGPPLDDAEDMTLDVWAGVVPLTLERGTPIQDLG, encoded by the coding sequence ATGGAGACCACGCTACAGACCGAGCGCACCCGGGTCCGGCGGCTTCCGCAGCGGGCCGCCTACGACCGCGAGGCCGTCTACGCGATCCTCGACGCGGGGTTCCTGTGCCACGTCGGCATCGTCGAGCGCGGCCAGCCGGTCGTGATCCCCACCGCCTACGCGCGCGTGGGCGACGCCATCGTGCTGCACGGCTCGAGCAAGAGCCGCCTCGTCGAGGTGCTGTCGTCCGGCGCGCCCGCCTGCGTCACCGTGACGCACACCGACGGGTTCGTAATGGCGCGCTCGGCCTTCCACCACTCGATCAACTACCGCTCGGTCGTGATCCTCGGTCGCGGCGAGCCGATCACCGGCGAGGCCGAGAAGAACGCGGCGCTCGAGGCGTTCATGGAGCACCTGCATCCCGGACGCTGGGCGGTCGTCCGACCGCCCAACCCGCAGGAGCTGAAGGCGTGCGGCGTGGTGCGCATCCCGATCACCGAGGCGAGCGCCAAGGTACGGACGGGCCCGCCGCTCGACGACGCGGAGGACATGACGCTCGACGTCTGGGCCGGCGTCGTTCCGCTGACGCTCGAACGGGGGACGCCGATCCAAGACCTCGGATGA